A single window of Sphaerodactylus townsendi isolate TG3544 linkage group LG03, MPM_Stown_v2.3, whole genome shotgun sequence DNA harbors:
- the GRXCR2 gene encoding glutaredoxin domain-containing cysteine-rich protein 2, whose translation MDELQKKLNQRHDARPRKVRFKISSAYSGRVLKQVYEDGQELEIPQEEYPHRLRKCSFEPRDHLFGIREAQEPRRCPPAKLSAQRISVFREGSKYTLTSSPSLLKEYQANDNRRHPPILDFGKIIIYTSNLKIIRTSMNKKELVRKLIQNDSVDDWSLTHREEKGENSNNKSDGDKKDTGHQLVLNQDMQHFNVVLATGLPVPFDDFVKVS comes from the exons ATGGATGAGCTGCAGAAGAAACTGAATCAGAGACATGATGCGAGACCCCGCAAAGTGAGATTCAAAATCTCATCTGCATATAGTGGCCGGGTCTTAAAGCAGGTGTATGAAGATGGACAGGAACTTGAAATCCCACAGGAAGAATATCCTCATCGGCTTCGAAAATGCAGCTTTGAACCTAGAGACCATTTGTTTGGGATCAGAGAAGCCCAAGAACCAAGGCGTTGCCCACCAGCTAAACTCAGTGCTCAGAGGATCAGTGTATTCAGAGAAGGAAGCAAGTATACCCTCACAAGTAGCCCTTCCCTCTTAAAAGAGTACCAGGCAAATGATAACCGTAGG CATCCCCCCATTTTAGATTTTGGCAAGATTATCATCTACACCAGTAATCTGAAAATCATCAGAACGTCTATGAATAAGAAAGAGCTGGTGAGAAAACTTATTCAGAATGACAGTGTTGATGACTGGTCCCTCACACACCGTGAAGAAAAAGGTGAAAACAGTAATAACAAAAGTGATGGGGACAAGAAGGACACTGGACATCAGCTTGTACTCAACCAAGATATGCAA CATTTTAATGTGGTTCTGGCAACTGGGTTACCAGTCCCTTTCGATGACTTTGTCAAAGTCAGTTAG